A genome region from Deltaproteobacteria bacterium includes the following:
- a CDS encoding class II glutamine amidotransferase produces MCGIIGYLGPQNPVEVIFEGLKRLEYRGYDSAGIALIQDHHFDVRRSQGKLSELGRLLSQNPIAGRIGIGHTRWATHGRPSETNAHPHVVGRVALVHNGIIENYLDLKKQLSEEGRTFLSETDSEIVAHLIDKYLKGHDLVKAVQLA; encoded by the coding sequence ATGTGCGGCATAATCGGATATCTCGGCCCTCAAAATCCCGTAGAGGTTATTTTCGAGGGATTAAAAAGATTGGAATACCGGGGGTATGATTCGGCCGGTATTGCCCTGATTCAGGATCACCATTTTGATGTGCGCCGCAGCCAGGGAAAATTAAGCGAGTTGGGCCGGTTGCTTTCCCAAAATCCAATCGCCGGCCGGATAGGGATCGGTCATACCCGCTGGGCCACCCACGGCCGGCCTTCGGAAACCAATGCCCACCCCCATGTAGTCGGTCGGGTTGCCCTGGTCCATAATGGCATCATCGAAAATTATTTAGACCTCAAAAAACAATTGTCGGAAGAGGGCCGGACTTTTTTATCGGAAACCGATTCGGAAATCGTCGCTCACCTGATAGACAAATATTTAAAAGGCCATGACCTGGTTAAGGCCGTTCAACTGGCC